Proteins found in one Oryza glaberrima chromosome 4, OglaRS2, whole genome shotgun sequence genomic segment:
- the LOC127771028 gene encoding elicitor-responsive protein 3, with product MVQGTLEVLLVGAKGLENTDYLCNMDPYAVLKCRSQEQKSSVASGKGSDPEWNETFMFSVTHNATELIIKLMDSDSGTDDDFVGEATISLEAIYTEGSIPPTVYNVVKEEEYRGEIKVGLTFTPEDDRDRGLSEEDIGGWKQSS from the exons ATGGTGCAGGGGACGCTCGAGGTGCTGCTAGTCGGAGCCAAGGGCCTCGAGAACACCGACTACCTGT GCAACATGGACCCGTACGCGGTTCTCAAATGCCGCTCGCAGGAGCAGAAGAGCAGCGTTGCGTCAG GTAAAGGATCTGACCCTGAATGGAACGAAACCTTTATGTTCAGCGTCACTCACAACGCTACAGAGCTCATCATCAAGTTGATGGACAGTGACAGTGGCACGGATGATGATTTTGTTGGAGAAGCAAC GATTTCTTTGGAAGCAATCTATACAGAAGGAAGCATACCCCCAACTGTTTATAATGTTGTGAAAGAAGAAGAATACCGTGGAGAAATCAAAGTGGGCCTGACGTTCACTCCAGAG GATGATCGCGATCGGGGTTTATCTGAGGAAGACATTGGTGGATGGAAGCAGTCATCTTGA
- the LOC127771847 gene encoding uncharacterized protein LOC127771847, giving the protein MRDTGAALLLAALLLLLASELATLGCGHRMTRADVAAWKRHALVAPTKKTTTMAASRAATTTTTFPIPTVAGTGDTAAALGDGESKRLVPQGSNPLHN; this is encoded by the coding sequence ATGAGAGACACCGGCGCCGCCCTGCTgctggcggcgctgctgctcctgctggcGTCGGAGCTCGCCACGCTCGGCTGCGGCCACAGGATGACGAGAGCGGACGTGGCGGCGTGGAAGCGCCACGCACTCGTGGCGCcgacgaagaagacgacgacgatggcggcgtcgcgcgctgcgacgacgacgacgaccttccCGATCCCGACGGTGGCCGGGACAGGcgatacggcggcggcgctcggtgACGGTGAGTCCAAGAGGCTGGTTCCGCAGGGCTCGAACCCGCTGCACAACTAG
- the LOC127771027 gene encoding probable galacturonosyltransferase-like 3 yields MRVLAVALLAAAVLAAEAAAELPEFREAPAFRNGAGCAGAPTIHIAMTLDATYLRGSLSGVLSVLRHAACPESIAFHFVASSASPARRLAALRRALAAAFPTLPATVHRFDARLVRGKISTSVRRALDQPLNYARIYLADLLPRSVSRVLYLDSDLLVVDDVARLWATDLGPDAALAAPEYCHANFTSYFTDAFWSHPEYSSIFTNRGRAPCYFNTGVMVIDLDRWRAGGYTVKLEYWMEVQKQEARIYELGSLPPFLLVFAGEVKAVEHRWNQHGLGGDNVAGQCRELHPGPVSLLHWSGKGKPWLRLDAGRPCPLDALWAPYDLLRRRGARDDLLAAVA; encoded by the coding sequence ATGCGCGTCCTCGCCGTGGCCctgctcgccgcggcggtgttggcggcggaggcggcggcggagctgccGGAGTTTCGGGAGGCGCCGGCGTTCCGCAACGGCGCGGGGTGCGCGGGCGCGCCGACGATCCACATCGCCATGACGCTGGACGCCACCTACCTCCGGGGCTCCCTCTCCGGCGTCCTCTCCGTGCTCCGCCACGCCGCCTGCCCGGAGTCCATCGCCTTCCACTTCGTCGCCTCCTCGGcgtcccccgcgcgccgcctcgcggcGCTCCGGCGGGCCCTCGCGGCGGCGTTCCCCACGCTCCCGGCGACCGTCCACCGCTTCGACGCGCGCCTTGTCCGCGGCAAGATCTCCACCTCCGTCCGCCGCGCCCTCGACCAGCCCCTCAATTACGCGCGCATCtacctcgccgacctcctcccgcGCTCGGTGTCCCGCGTCCTCTACCTCGACTccgacctcctcgtcgtcgacgacgtcgccCGCCTCTGGGCCACCGACCTCGGCcccgacgccgccctcgccgcccccgAGTATTGCCACGCCAACTTCACCTCCTACTTCACCGACGCGTTCTGGAGTCACCCCGAGTACTCCTCCATCTTCACCAACCGGGGGCGCGCGCCGTGCTACTTCAACACCGGCGTCATGGTCATCGACCTGGACAGGTGGCGAGCGGGCGGGTACACCGTGAAGCTGGAGTACTGGATGGAGGTCCAGAAGCAGGAGGCCAGGATATACGAGCTGGGGTCGCTCCCGCCGTTCCTCCTGGTGTTCGCCGGCGAGGTGAAGGCCGTGGAGCACCGGTGGAACCAGCACGGGCTCGGCGGCGACAACGTCGCGGGGCAGTGCCGGGAGCTTCACCCTGGGCCGGTGAGCCTGCTGCACTGGAGCGGCAAGGGGAAGCCGTGGCTTCGGCTcgacgccggccggccgtgccCGCTCGACGCGCTCTGGGCGCCGTAcgacctgctccgccgccgcggcgctcgcgacgacctcctcgccgccgtcgcctga
- the LOC127769328 gene encoding L-type lectin-domain containing receptor kinase SIT2-like: protein MPHTTSKPGIMVGVRCSCIDSNSESSVQTFDAMTRIAVTTHHMPCANCNSQTEANLPMGNHRLLLLLLLLLAVVGSDHGGVLAADEFTYNGFGGANLTLDGMAAVAPNGLLVLSNGTNQMAGHAFHPTPIRLRGGAAGGAVQSFSAAFVFAIVSNFTVLSDNGMAFVVAPSTRLSTFNAGQYLGILNVTDNGNADNNIFAVELDTMLNPEFQDMNSNHIGVDINSMKSVQNHSAGYYDEATGAFNNLSLISRQPMQVWVDYDGATTVLNVTMAPLDVPKPSKPLISAPVNLSSVVTDTAYVGFSAATGVIYTRHYVLGWSFSQNGAAPSLHTSSLPALPRFGPKPRSKVLEIVLPIATAAFVLALVIAAFLFVRRRVRYAEVREDWEVEFGPHRFSYKELYQATKGFKNKQLLGTGGFGRVYKGVLAKSNLEIAVKRVSHDSKQGMKEFIAEVVSIGHLRHRNLVQLLGYCRRKGELLLVYDYMSNGSLDKYLYDKTKPVLDWGQRFQIIKGVASGLLYLHEDWEQVVIHRDIKASNVLLDGEMNGRLGDFGLARLYDHGVDPQTTHVVGTMGYLAPELVRTGKATPVTDVFAFGVFVLEVTCGRRPLGCIAPDDQNVLLDWVQEHERRHAALDTVDARLCGKYDADEARLALKLGLMCAHPLPDARPTMRQVTQYLDGDAPMPEVAPTMVSYTMLALMQNDGFDSFAMSFPSTVTSTASPMSADVSAVSGLSGGR, encoded by the coding sequence ATGCCACACACAACCAGTAAACCTGGGATAATGGTTGGTGTCCGGTGTTCATGCATTGACTCGAATAGCGAGTCTTCTGTTCAGACATTTGATGCTATGACTCGAATAGCGGTGACTACACATCATATGCCCTGTGCTAATTGCAACTCCCAAACGGAAGCAAATCTCCCGATGGGTAATCACcgcttgctgctgctcctcctcctcctgctcgcgGTCGTTGGCTCTGATCATGGGggcgtgctcgccgccgacgagttcACCTACAACGGCTTCGGCGGTGCCAACCTCACGCTCGACGGCATGGCCGCCGTGGCGCCCAACGGCCTCCTCGTGCTCAGCAACGGCACGAACCAGATGGCCGGGCACGCGTTCCACCCGACGCCGATCCGCctgcggggcggcgcggcgggcggcgccgtccAGTCCTTCTCGGCCGCGTTCGTCTTCGCCATCGTGTCCAATTTCACCGTGCTGAGCGACAACGGCATGGCGTTCGTGGTCGCGCCCAGCACGCGGCTCTCTACCTTCAACGCCGGCCAGTACCTCGGCATCCTCAACGTCACCGACAACGGCAACGCCGATAACAACATCttcgccgtcgagctcgacaCCATGCTCAACCCGGAGTTCCAGGACATGAACAGCAACCACATCGGCGTCGACATCAACAGCATGAAGTCCGTGCAGAACCACAGCGCCGGCTACTACGACGAAGCCACGGGGGCCTTCAACAATCTGAGCTTGATCAGCCGCCAGCCGATGCAGGTGTGGGTGGACTACGACGGCGCCACCACGGTGCTCAACGTGACGATGGCGCCGCTCGACGTTCCCAAGCCCAGTAAGCCCCTCATCTCCGCGCCCGTCAACCTCTCGTCCGTCGTGACCGACACGGCGTACGTCGGGTTCTCGGCGGCCACGGGCGTCATCTACACGCGGCACTACGTTCTCGGCTGGAGCTTCTCCCAGAACGGCGCCGCTCCTTCTCTCCACACCTCAAGCCTCCCGGCGCTGCCGCGGTTCGGGCCGAAGCCCCGTTCCAAGGTGCTGGAGATCGTGCTCCCGATCGCCACCGCGGCGTTCGTCCTCGCGCTGGTCATCGCCGCCTTCCTGTTCGTCCGGAGGCGGGTGAGGTACGCCGAGGTGCGGGAGGACTGGGAGGTTGAGTTCGGGCCGCACCGCTTCTCCTACAAGGAGCTCTACCAGGCGACCAAGGGGTTCAAGAACAAGCAGCTGCTCGGCACCGGCGGATTCGGCAGGGTGTACAAGGGCGTGCTCGCGAAATCCAACCTCGAGATCGCCGTGAAGAGGGTGTCGCACGACTCGAAGCAAGGGATGAAGGAGTTCATCGCGGAGGTCGTCAGCATCGGCCACCTCCGGCACCGCAACCTCGTGCAGCTGCTCGGCTACTGCCGCCGCAAGGGCGAGCTCCTGCTGGTGTACGACTACATGTCCAACGGCAGCCTCGACAAGTACTTGTACGACAAGACCAAGCCTGTTCTTGATTGGGGGCAGAGGTTTCAGATCATCAAGGGCGTCGCCTCCGGCCTGCTCTACCTCCACGAGGACTGGGAGCAGGTCGTCATCCACCGGGACATCAAGGCGAGCAATGTGCTCCTCGACGGCGAGATGAACGGCAGGCTGGGCGACTTCGGCCTCGCGAGGCTGTACGACCACGGCGTTGACCCGCAGACGACGCACGTCGTCGGCACCATGGGTTACCTCGCCCCGGAGCTGGTGCGCACGGGCAAGGCGACGCCGGTCACCGACGTGTTCGCGTTCGGCGTGTTCGTGCTGGAGGTCAcctgcgggcggcggccgctcgGCTGCATCGCGCCCGACGACCAGAACGTGCTGCTGGACTGGGTGCAGGAGCACGAGCGCCGGCACGCGGCCCTCGACACGGTGGACGCGAGGCTGTGCGGCAAgtacgacgccgacgaggcgaGGCTGGCGCTCAAGCTGGGGCTCATGTGCGCGCACCCGTTGCCCGACGCGCGCCCCACCATGCGCCAGGTCACGCAGTACCTGGACGGCGACGCACCCATGccggaggtggcgccgacgatgGTGAGCTACACCATGCTGGCGCTGATGCAGAACGACGGGTTCGACTCGTTCGCCATGTCCTTCCCTTCCACCGTCACGTCGACCGCCAGCCCCATGTCCGCCGACGTCTCGGCCGTGTCCGGCCTCTCCGGTGGAAggtga
- the LOC127769330 gene encoding uncharacterized protein LOC127769330: protein MEYRDKLVLAPMVRVGTLPFRLLAAEYGADITYGEEIIDHKFLKCERVTNESLGTTDFLERGTDTVVFRTCPQERDRVVFQMGTSDAVRALKAAQLVCNDVAAIDINMGCPKSFSLSGGMGAALLSKPELIHDILTTLRRNLDTTVTCKIRLLNTRQDTVELARRIEKIGVPALAVHGRKVKDRPRDPAKWDEIADVVSALSIPVIANGDVFEYEDFKRIKDATGAASVMVARGAMWNASIFCPKGKTPWEDVKRECVRKSILWDNDLKSTKQTIKEMIMHYSCLEFPEGKGVNKCDTIADLAKLYGEEEYYNFVLSNRN from the exons atgGAGTACCGCGACAAGCTGGTGCTCGCGCCCATGGTTCGCGTG GGTACCCTGCCGTTTAGGCTACTGGCTGCTGAATATGGTGCTGATATCACTTACGGAGAAGAAATAATAGATCATAAGTTTTTGAAGTGTGAACGTGTTACAAATG AATCTCTTGGTACTACTGATTTTTTGGAGAGAGGGACTGATACTGTAGTATTCCGTACTTGCCCACAAGAAAGGGATAGGGTTGTATTCCAAATGGGAACATCTGATGCTGTGAGGGCACTGAAAGCTGCTCAGCTTGT GTGTAACGATGTTGCTGCTATAGATATCAACATGGGTTGTCCCAAATCTTTCTCTCTTAGTGGTGGAATGGGAGCCGCATTACTCTCCAAACCTGAGCTTATTCATGAT ATTTTGACCACATTGCGGAGGAACTTGGACACTACCGTGACATGTAAAATCCGTCTTCTGAACACACGCCAGGACACTGTGGAGTTGGCTCGCCGAATTGAGAAGATTGGTGTTCCAGCCCTTGCTGTCCATGGAAG AAAGGTCAAAGACAGACCAAGAGATCCTGCTAAGTGGGATGAGATTGCAGATGTTGTGTCTGCACTGTCAATTCCAGTTATAGCTAATGGAGATGTATTTGAATATGAGGATTTTAAAAGAATTAAAGATGCTACAG GTGCCGCTTCTGTAATGGTTGCCAGAGGTGCCATGTGGAATGCCTCAATTTTTTGCCCCAAAGGAAAAACACCTTGGGAGGATGTCAAAAGAGAGTGCGTGAGAAAG AGTATTTTGTGGGACAATGATTTGAAGAGCACAAAACAAACCATAAAAGAAATGATAATGCACTATTCTTGCCTTGAATTCCCTGAAGGAAAAGGTGTGAACAAGTGTGATACAATAGCTGATTTAGC GAAACTATATGGGGAAGAGGAGTACTACAATTTCGTTCTTTCAAATAGGAATTGA
- the LOC127772028 gene encoding probable beta-D-xylosidase 6 → MLQPARFKPVCSAKFGPKPAMSTVPLLLLLVVASAGAGDGAAPASNARPCASPAASAYPFCNATLPFPARARALVSLLTLDEKIAQLSNTAAGAPRLGVPPFEWWSESLHGVCDNGPGVNFSSGPVRSATIFPQVILSAAAFNRSLWRAAARAIAVEARAMHNAGQAGLTFWAPNINVFRDPRWGRGQETPGEDPAVVSAYSVEYVKGFQGDYGEEGRMMLSACCKHYIAYDLEKWRGFTRYTFNAKVNAQDMEDTYQPPFKSCIQEGRASCLMCSYNQVNGVPACARKDILQRARDEWGFQGYITSDCDAVAIIHENQTYTASDEDSIAVVLKAGMDINCGSFLIRHTKSAIEKGKVQEEDINHALFNLFSVQLRLGFFDKTNENQWFTQLGPNNVCTTEHRELAAEAVRQGTVLLKNDNGFLPLKRSEVGHIALIGPAANDPYILGGDYTGVPCHSTTFVKGMQAYVPKTTFAAGCKDVPCNSTDGFGEAIEAAKRADVVVLIAGLNLTEETEDHDRVSLLLPGRQMDLIHTVASVTKKPVVLVLMGGGPVDVSFAKHDPRIASILWIGYPGEVGGNVLPEILFGKYNPGGKLPITWYPESFTAVPMDDMNMRADASRGYPGRTYRFYTGDVVYGFGYGLSYSKYSYSILQAPKKISLSRSSVPDLISRKPAYTRRDGVDYVQVEDIASCEALQFPVHISVSNDGAMDGSHPVLLFASSKPSFPGSPIKQLVGFERVHTAAGRSTDVEITVDPCKLMSFANTEGTRVLFLGTHVLMVGDEEHELLIEA, encoded by the exons ATGCTGCAACCTGCGAGGTTCAAGCCAGTGTGCTCAGCCAAATTCGGCCCCAAACCCGCCATGTCCACCGTccccttgctcctcctccttgtcgtcGCTAGCGCCGGCGCGGGCGATGGAGCCGCGCCGGCGTCGAATGCGCGCCCgtgcgcctcgccggcggccagcgCCTACCCCTTCTGCAACGCCACCCTCCCGTTCcctgcccgcgcgcgcgccctcgTCTCCCTCCTCACCCTCGACGAGAAGATAGCGCAGCTCTCCAACACCGCCGCGGGCGCCCCCCGCCTCGGCGTCCCGCCCTTCGAGTGGTGGTCGGAGTCCCTCCACGGCGTCTGCGACAACGGGCCCGGGGTCAACTTCTCCTCGGGCCCCGTCCGCTCCGCGACCATCTTCCCCCAGGtcatcctctccgccgccgcgttcaACCGCTCGctgtggcgcgcggcggcgcgggccatCGCGGTGGAGGCGCGCGCCATGCACAACGCCGGCCAGGCCGGGCTCACGTTCTGGGCGCCCAACATCAACGTCTTCCGCGACCCACGGTGGGGCCGCGGCCAGGAGACGCCGGGAGAGGACcccgccgtcgtctccgcctACTCCGTCGAGTATGTGAAAGGGTTCCAGGGGGACTACGGAGAGGAAGGCAGGATGATGCTCTCCGCCTGCTGCAAGCACTACATCGCTTATGATTTGGAGAAATGGAGGGGCTTTACAAGATACACCTTCAATGCCAAG GTTAATGCGCAAGATATGGAAGACACATACCAGCCTCCTTTCAAGAGCTGCATCCAGGAAGGTCGTGCAAGTTGCTTGATGTGTTCATACAACCAGGTAAATGGTGTGCCAGCATGTGCCCGCAAAGATATCCTGCAAAGGGCTAGAGATGAATGGGGTTTCCAGGG GTATATTACATCTGATTGTGATGCTGTGGCAATAATTCATGAAAACCAGACATACACAGCATCAGATGAAGATTCAATTGCCGTTGTTCTTAAGGCAG gaATGGATATCAACTGTGGTTCTTTCCTAATTCGGCATACAAAGTCGGCAATTGAGAAGGGAAAGGTCCAAGAAGAAGATATCAACCATGCCCTTTTTAATCTATTCTCTGTTCAGCTCCGTCTTGGTTTTTTTGATAAGACCAATGAGAATCAGTGGTTTACACAATTAGGACCCAACAATGTGTGCACTACAGAGCATAGGGAACTTGCAGCAGAAGCTGTAAGGCAGGGTACTGTCCTTTTGAAAAATGATAACGGTTTTTTGCCTCTGAAGAGAAGTGAAGTTGGTCATATTGCTCTTATTGGACCAGCTGCAAATGATCCATATATATTAGGCGGTGACTACACAG GTGTCCCTTGTCATTCTACCACCTTTGTTAAAGGCATGCAAGCATATGTTCCCAAAACAACCTTTGCTGCTGGATGTAAGGATGTTCCATGTAACTCAACGGATGGATTTGGTGAAGCGATTGAAGCAGCTAAGAGAGCTGATGTTGTTGTTCTAATTGCTGGGTTGAACCTGACTGAAGAAACGGAAGATCATGATAGAGTGAGCCTTCTCCTTCCAGGCAGGCAGATGGATCTCATACATACTGTTGCCAGTGTAACAAAGAAACCCGTTGTGTTGGTACTCATGGGTGGTGGTCCTGTTGATGTTTCATTTGCAAAGCATGATCCACGTATTGCGAGCATTCTTTGGATTGGTTATCCTGGCGAGGTTGGTGGAAATGTTCTTCCAGAAATCCTTTTCGGGAAATACAACCCAG GAGGAAAGCTGCCCATAACTTGGTACCCTGAATCCTTCACTGCTGTTCCGATGGATGATATGAACATGAGAGCTGATGCGTCACGTGGTTACCCAGGAAGAACATACAGATTTTACACTGGAGATGTAGTATATGGGTTTGGGTATGGTTTGAGCTACTCAAAATATTCGTACAGCATCTTGCAGGCCCCAAAGAAAATCAGCTTGTCCCGTTCGTCAGTTCCAGATCTTATCAGCAGAAAGCCTGCATACACAAGGAGGGATGGAGTAGATTATGTCCAAGTTGAAGACATTGCCTCATGCGAGGCGCTGCAATTTCCTGTTCACATCTCGGTTTCCAACGATGGTGCCATGGACGGGAGCCATCCCGTTCTATTGTTCGCGAGTTCGAAACCAAGCTTTCCAGGATCCCCTATAAAACAGCTAGTTGGCTTTGAGCGTGTGCACACTGCCGCTGGCAGATCAACCGATGTGGAGATCACCGTCGACCCCTGCAAGCTTATGAGCTTTGCCAACACCGAAGGCACAAGGGTGCTGTTCCTGGGAACACATGTTCTGATGGTGGGAGACGAAGAGCACGAGTTGCTCATCGAGGCATGA
- the LOC127769329 gene encoding L-type lectin-domain containing receptor kinase SIT2: protein MVLPKPEMPFFVLLLFLGLGCLRPAAAADEQFVFNGFTGANLSFDGMATVTPNGLLMLTNGTNQLKGHAFFPAPLQFHRAPNSTAMQSFSTAFVIGIIGAFEDLSSHGMAFIIAKSKNLTSALPGQFMGLVNSANNGNATNHLFAVEFDTILNSEFNDMSGNHVGIDVNGLNSVDADNAGYYDDGTGDFKNMSLVSRRPMQVWVDFDGQTMQVNVTMAPLEVARPKKPLLSKIVNISSVIDDTAYVGFSSATGILFCRHYVLGWSFKMNGAAPALNISSLPSLPITFPKPRSKTLEIVLPIASAVLVFAVAAAVFVFMRRRRMFSELKEEWEVTFGPHRFSYKDLFHATDGFSDKRLLGIGGFGRVYRGVLPSSKAEVAVKKVAHGSRQGMREFVAEVVSIGRLRHRNLVQLLGYCRRKGELLLVYDYMPNGSLDKQLYDQGKITLSWAQRFRIVRGVASGLLYLHEDWEQVVVHRDIKASNVLLDADMNGRLGDFGLARLYDHGTDPHTTHVVGTMGYLAPELGHTGKASKASDVFAFGAFMLEVACGRKPVAQDARDNRVVLVDWVLDRWRAGAITDTVDPRLHGDFVESEASLVLRLGLLCSHPLPGARPGTRQLVQYLEGDVPLPELSPTYQSFNMLALMQDQGFDPYVMSYPMTSTSAGTFSDLSGGR from the coding sequence ATGGTGCTTCCCAAACCAGAAATGCCGTTCTTTGTCCTGCTCCTCTTCCTCGGCCTCGGCTGCctccgcccggcggcggcggccgacgagcaGTTCGTCTTCAACGGGTTCACCGGCGCCAACCTCAGCTTCGACGGCATGGCGACGGTGACCCCGAACGGGCTGCTCATGCTGACCAACGGCACGAACCAGCTCAAGGGCCACGCCTTCTTCCCGGCGCCGCTCCAGTTCCACAGGGCGCCCAACAGCACGGCGATGCAGTCCTTCTCCACGGCCTTCGTCATCGGCATCATCGGCGCGTTCGAGGACCTGAGCAGCCACGGCATGGCGTTCATCATCGCCAAGAGCAAGAACCTCACCTCGGCGCTGCCGGGGCAGTTCATGGGGCTCGTCAACTCCGCCAACAACGGCAACGCGACCAACCACCTCTTCGCCGTGGAGTTCGACACCATCCTCAACTCGGAGTTCAACGACATGAGCGGCAACCATGTCGGGATCGACGTCAACGGCCTCAACTCCGTCGACGCCGACAACGCCGGGTACTACGACGACGGCACCGGCGACTTCAAGAACATGAGCCTGGTGAGCCGCAGGCCGATGCAGGTGTGGGTGGACTTCGACGGCCAGACCATGCAGGTCAATGTCACCATGGCGCCGCTGGAGGTGGCGCGGCCAAAGAAGCCCCTGCTGTCCAAAATCGTCAACATCTCCTCCGTCATCGACGACACCGCCTACGTCGGCTTCTCCTCGGCGACCGGCATCCTCTTCTGCCGCCACTACGTGCTCGGCTGGAGCTTCAAGATGaacggcgccgcgccggcgctcaACATCTCATCCCTGCCCTCCCTGCCGATCACGTTCCCCAAGCCGCGGTCCAAGACGCTTGAGATCGTGCTGCCGATAGCCTCGGCGGTGCTCGTCttcgcggtggccgccgccgtgttcgtgttcatgcggcggcggcgcatgttCTCGGAGCTCAAGGAGGAGTGGGAGGTGACGTTCGGGCCTCACAGGTTCTCGTACAAGGACCTGTTCCACGCCACCGACGGGTTCAGCGACAAGCGGCTCCTCGGCATCGGCGGGTTCGGGCGCGTGTACCGTGGCGTGCTCCCGTCGTCCAAGGCGGAGGTCGCCGTGAAGAAGGTGGCGCACGGGTCGAGGCAGGGGATGAGGGAGTTCGTGGCGGAGGTGGTCAGCATCGGCCGGCTCCGGCACCGGAACCTCGTGCAGCTGCTCGGCTACTGCCGGCGCAAGGGCGAGCTCCTGCTGGTGTACGACTACATGCCCAACGGCAGCCTGGACAAGCAGCTGTACGACCAGGGCAAGATCACCCTGAGCTGGGCGCAGAGGTTCCGCATCGTCAGGGGCGTCGCGTCCGGGCTGCTCTACCTCCACGAGGACTGGGAGCAGGTGGTGGTGCACAGGGACATCAAGGCCAGCAACGTGCTGCTCGACGCCGACATGAACGGCCGGCTCGGCGACTTCGGCCTGGCGCGGCTGTACGACCACGGCACCGACCCGCACACGACGCACGTGGTGGGCACCATGGGCTACCTGGCGCCGGAGCTGGGGCACACCGGCAAGGCGTCCAAGGCGTCGGACGTGTTCGCGTTCGGGGCCTTCATGCTGGAGGTGGCGTGCGGGCGGAAGCCCGTGGCGCAGGACGCGCGCGACAACCGCGTCGTGCTCGTCGACTGGGTGCTCGACCGGTGGCGCGCCGGGGCGATCACGGACACGGTGGACCCGCGCCTGCACGGCGACTTCGTCGAGAGCGAGGCGAGCCTCGTGCTGCGGCTGGGCCTGCTGTGCTCGCACCCGCTGCCCGGCGCACGGCCGGGGACGAGGCAGCTTGTGCAGTACCTGGAAGGCGACGTGCCGCTGCCGGAGCTGTCGCCGACGTACCAGAGCTTCAACATGCTGGCGCTCATGCAGGACCAGGGGTTCGACCCCTACGTCATGTCCTACCCGATGACGTCCACCAGCGCAGGCACCTTCTCTGACCTCTCTGGAGGTAGATGA